The Desulfovibrio sp. UIB00 genome has a window encoding:
- a CDS encoding M48 family metallopeptidase, translating to MLHRVALRRVMALFVLLAFLSAQLVAVPAQAFFFGGVTIKDEKEMGHKFDVMIRANMPIVEDPEVSQYVNQIVDRLVKKIPPQPFSFKAAVILHNSLNAFAIPGGYVYVFTGLIMNMEKEEELAGVLAHELAHVTQHHVASRLERAQFVTLGSLLLAIAGVAVGGSSGGAIAVGALGAGQSAMLNYSRMDETEADQIGLQYLVAAGYPPQGMVGGFKVLRQKSWMSGTSVPTYLSTHPAIGDRINGLQARIEGMGKSVQGRTQDNTKFVRVKTLLWARYGDAQAAQQRFSGKDGLSCMGRGIVLARTNRVNEASKAFDEALAASPNDPLVLREAGAFHYRKGDMSRADGLLRQAMRLDPRDYMASFFYARMLDETGRQAQAAQYYKDVLRYVPEDAEVHEAYARSLGKTGDTAGAYIHMAYSALYSNNKKQAERYFNQAKALSGKSANPRDFQKLEAAYKERKEIWEKN from the coding sequence ATGTTACATCGTGTTGCCCTGCGCCGTGTTATGGCGCTCTTTGTTCTGCTGGCATTTCTGTCAGCCCAGCTTGTGGCCGTACCGGCTCAGGCCTTCTTTTTCGGCGGCGTCACCATCAAGGACGAAAAGGAGATGGGCCACAAGTTTGACGTGATGATCCGCGCAAACATGCCCATTGTGGAAGACCCTGAGGTAAGCCAGTACGTCAACCAGATAGTGGATCGTCTGGTCAAAAAGATTCCGCCGCAGCCCTTCAGCTTCAAAGCCGCCGTTATCCTGCACAATTCGCTCAACGCCTTTGCCATTCCCGGCGGCTACGTCTACGTGTTCACCGGCCTCATCATGAACATGGAAAAGGAAGAAGAGCTCGCAGGCGTTCTTGCCCACGAACTGGCGCACGTAACCCAGCACCACGTGGCCTCACGCCTTGAGCGCGCGCAGTTTGTGACCCTAGGCTCCCTGCTGCTGGCCATTGCGGGCGTGGCGGTGGGCGGCTCCAGCGGCGGCGCCATTGCTGTGGGCGCGCTGGGGGCCGGGCAGTCGGCCATGCTCAACTACAGCCGCATGGACGAAACCGAGGCCGACCAGATTGGCCTGCAATACCTTGTGGCTGCGGGCTATCCTCCGCAGGGCATGGTGGGCGGCTTCAAGGTGCTGCGCCAGAAAAGCTGGATGAGCGGTACCAGCGTGCCGACCTACCTTTCTACCCACCCTGCCATCGGCGACCGCATCAACGGGCTTCAGGCCCGCATTGAGGGCATGGGCAAATCCGTTCAGGGGCGTACGCAGGACAACACCAAATTTGTCCGCGTCAAAACGCTCCTCTGGGCGCGCTATGGCGACGCGCAGGCTGCGCAGCAGCGTTTTTCGGGCAAGGACGGCCTTTCGTGCATGGGGCGCGGCATTGTGCTGGCCCGCACCAACCGGGTTAACGAGGCCAGCAAGGCCTTTGACGAAGCCCTCGCCGCTTCGCCCAACGACCCGCTGGTACTACGCGAGGCTGGCGCATTCCACTACCGCAAGGGCGACATGAGCCGTGCTGATGGCCTGCTGCGTCAGGCCATGCGCCTGGACCCGCGCGACTATATGGCCTCTTTTTTCTATGCCCGCATGCTTGACGAAACGGGCAGGCAGGCGCAGGCCGCGCAGTATTATAAAGATGTGCTGCGCTACGTGCCGGAAGACGCCGAAGTTCACGAGGCCTATGCCCGCTCGCTCGGTAAAACGGGCGACACTGCCGGGGCCTATATCCACATGGCGTACAGCGCCCTGTATTCCAACAACAAAAAACAGGCCGAGCGTTACTTTAATCAGGCCAAGGCCTTGTCGGGCAAATCTGCGAATCCGCGTGATTTTCAGAAGCTTGAGGCCGCCTATAAAGAACGCAAGGAAATATGGGAAAAGAACTGA
- the ispE gene encoding 4-(cytidine 5'-diphospho)-2-C-methyl-D-erythritol kinase has protein sequence MSVVVAGCKVNLGLRITGVRENGYHELDSLFWPLPRPCDRLHIRETGTAGLVVQCDTPGIDLENNTLTKAYATLAKRVPNLPGLEVRLNKGIPAGAGLGGGSSDAAALLRWLNSRLSSPLDDQALAEVALTVGADTPFFLINKPCRVRGIGEIIEPCRDDALAGIHLVLVCSQIHASTPQAYADYDAALKASNTVSGQNCLTKTESKANGTFLSGVRTELSIHNDLEDVVFSRHPQLAEIKANLLRLGAGAVAMSGSGSSIVALFAHEFHVESQAAAAMLQGENRRVYAHVL, from the coding sequence ATGAGCGTAGTTGTTGCCGGGTGCAAGGTTAACCTTGGTTTGCGCATCACGGGCGTGCGGGAAAACGGGTATCATGAGCTGGATTCTCTTTTCTGGCCCCTGCCCCGCCCCTGCGACCGTCTGCACATACGTGAAACCGGCACAGCCGGTCTGGTTGTACAGTGTGATACGCCCGGCATTGACCTTGAGAACAACACCCTCACCAAGGCCTACGCCACCCTCGCCAAACGTGTGCCCAACCTGCCCGGGCTTGAAGTGCGCCTGAACAAGGGCATTCCCGCTGGTGCAGGGCTTGGCGGCGGCAGCAGCGATGCGGCGGCCCTGCTGCGCTGGCTCAACAGCAGGCTATCCAGCCCGCTTGACGATCAGGCGCTGGCAGAGGTTGCCCTCACAGTTGGCGCGGACACGCCGTTTTTTCTCATAAACAAACCCTGCCGGGTGCGTGGCATTGGCGAGATCATCGAGCCTTGCAGGGATGATGCGCTTGCAGGCATACACCTTGTTCTGGTATGCTCCCAAATTCATGCATCCACCCCCCAGGCATACGCCGATTATGACGCAGCGCTCAAGGCGTCAAACACGGTTTCTGGGCAAAATTGCTTGACAAAGACAGAAAGCAAGGCTAATGGAACTTTTCTCTCCGGGGTGCGGACAGAGTTGAGCATTCACAACGACCTTGAGGACGTTGTATTTTCTCGCCATCCACAGCTTGCAGAAATCAAGGCGAACTTGCTGCGCCTTGGGGCTGGAGCCGTAGCCATGAGTGGCAGCGGCTCAAGCATTGTGGCGCTTTTCGCACACGAATTCCATGTGGAATCGCAGGCGGCTGCCGCCATGCTGCAAGGAGAGAACAGGCGCGTATACGCGCACGTGCTGTGA
- a CDS encoding alpha/beta hydrolase — MNKPAFVTHKLSAHNRELRLELWPNHGAGVMLFYPGTMLSPIQYRPMIAALQQAGFAVAAVHFTGHGLNRHSVSFSFDDLRQNCLDAEAWLRGAGHAHIAVCGHSQGGILALAHAAASPGLTAAFPITGVLPQMREAVYLTRFAGLADRRADIERIFCRLARWLPWLPMPLQAYLDSWRIISGARRTVSNRRKTRLTYPLSFLASLFSTRLPENLQCPLYFFSARNDALFTPAIIRTTFDCLKAPSKKLVWLPGGGHLAAMNPPLCHFMARTAAAACAGLGLPLHLERI, encoded by the coding sequence ATGAATAAACCAGCCTTTGTTACGCACAAGCTGTCTGCCCATAACCGGGAACTGCGGCTCGAACTCTGGCCCAATCATGGGGCCGGGGTCATGCTGTTTTATCCTGGCACCATGCTGTCGCCCATTCAGTATCGGCCCATGATTGCCGCCTTGCAGCAAGCTGGCTTTGCCGTTGCCGCAGTGCATTTTACCGGGCACGGTCTGAACCGCCACAGCGTGAGCTTCAGCTTTGACGACCTGCGGCAAAACTGCCTGGACGCCGAGGCATGGCTGCGTGGTGCAGGCCATGCCCACATTGCGGTGTGCGGGCACAGCCAAGGCGGCATACTCGCATTGGCGCACGCGGCTGCATCCCCCGGCCTTACAGCGGCATTTCCCATTACCGGGGTGCTGCCCCAGATGCGCGAAGCTGTCTATCTGACACGCTTTGCCGGGCTGGCTGACCGCAGAGCGGATATTGAACGTATTTTCTGTAGGCTGGCACGCTGGCTGCCGTGGCTGCCCATGCCCTTGCAGGCCTACCTTGATTCCTGGCGGATCATTTCCGGAGCGCGGCGAACTGTGAGCAACCGTCGCAAAACACGGCTGACATATCCCCTGAGTTTTCTGGCCAGCCTGTTTAGTACGCGTCTGCCCGAGAACCTGCAGTGCCCCCTGTATTTTTTCAGCGCTCGAAATGATGCCCTGTTTACGCCAGCTATTATTCGGACCACCTTTGACTGCCTCAAGGCACCGTCCAAAAAACTGGTCTGGCTGCCCGGCGGCGGGCATCTGGCCGCCATGAATCCCCCGCTGTGCCATTTTATGGCACGCACCGCAGCAGCGGCATGCGCGGGGCTTGGCCTGCCCCTGCACCTTGAGCGCATATAA
- the pth gene encoding aminoacyl-tRNA hydrolase — MDYKGVIVGLGNPGAKYDHTRHNCGFDFVSYLVELAARDGEASQQNGGKFSCELWRLRLPKLGGLWLAAKPQTFMNLSGQCVQPLLAWHKLKPHDLVVVHDELDIPAGELRFKLGGGNAGHNGLKSITELLGTPDFYRLRMGIGRPPHKGDVTNWVLGRPEGEEAKNIEESMELAADTLFAFADKGLDSAVRAARKAS; from the coding sequence ATGGACTATAAAGGCGTTATCGTAGGCCTGGGCAATCCCGGCGCCAAATACGACCACACACGTCATAATTGCGGCTTTGATTTTGTGAGCTATCTTGTGGAGCTTGCCGCCAGAGACGGCGAAGCGAGCCAACAAAACGGCGGCAAATTTTCTTGCGAATTGTGGCGCTTGCGCCTGCCAAAGCTTGGGGGCTTATGGCTTGCGGCCAAGCCGCAGACATTCATGAACCTCAGCGGCCAGTGCGTGCAGCCGCTGCTCGCCTGGCACAAACTCAAGCCGCATGATCTTGTTGTTGTACATGACGAACTGGACATCCCCGCCGGGGAACTTCGCTTCAAGCTTGGCGGGGGCAATGCCGGGCACAATGGGCTGAAATCCATCACAGAACTCTTGGGAACGCCAGATTTTTACCGCTTACGCATGGGCATTGGCCGGCCCCCTCACAAGGGTGACGTGACAAACTGGGTGCTGGGCCGACCGGAAGGCGAAGAGGCAAAAAACATTGAAGAATCGATGGAACTTGCCGCCGATACATTGTTTGCCTTTGCCGATAAAGGGCTCGACAGTGCTGTTCGTGCTGCGCGAAAGGCATCCTGA
- the hslV gene encoding ATP-dependent protease subunit HslV yields the protein MDTHATTILAVRKNGRVAIAGDGQVTLGQNMIMKHGAQKVRRLYDGKILAGFAGATADAFTLFELFEAKLKELRGNMVRAAVEMTKEWRKDKYLRKLEAMLLLADSEHILVLSGTGDVIEPDDEVAAIGSGGPYALAAARALARHSDMDTEAIAREAMRIASEICVYTNGNLTVETL from the coding sequence CTGGATACGCATGCCACAACCATACTGGCAGTAAGAAAGAATGGCCGCGTGGCCATTGCTGGCGATGGTCAGGTGACCCTGGGCCAGAATATGATCATGAAGCACGGTGCGCAGAAGGTGCGGCGGTTGTACGACGGCAAAATCCTGGCGGGTTTTGCCGGGGCCACAGCCGATGCCTTTACACTGTTTGAGCTTTTTGAAGCCAAGCTCAAGGAATTGCGCGGCAACATGGTTCGCGCCGCCGTCGAAATGACCAAGGAGTGGCGCAAGGACAAATACCTGCGCAAGCTTGAGGCCATGCTCCTGCTGGCAGACAGCGAACACATTCTCGTTCTGTCTGGCACGGGCGATGTCATTGAACCGGACGACGAGGTTGCAGCCATTGGCAGCGGCGGCCCCTATGCCCTAGCGGCAGCGCGGGCGCTTGCCCGGCACAGCGACATGGATACGGAGGCCATTGCCCGCGAGGCCATGCGCATTGCCTCGGAAATCTGCGTGTACACCAACGGCAACCTTACGGTTGAAACGCTGTAG
- a CDS encoding CarD family transcriptional regulator: MFTPDDLVVYPAQGVGQIERIDSKTVGGLVCELYIVRIRANNVTLMVPVNNAAHVGLRTLTPKDEASTILESLRNDSGKVVYTGQNWNRRFREYSERLKSPSLAIVAEVLRELLLIGRSKELSFGERRLQEQAMGLVTGELSEVLEIAEDKVRDELLEIYAPPPAPEETAS; this comes from the coding sequence ATGTTCACTCCGGACGATCTCGTTGTATATCCTGCCCAAGGTGTGGGCCAAATAGAACGCATAGACAGCAAAACCGTTGGGGGGCTTGTCTGTGAGCTCTATATTGTGCGCATCCGGGCAAACAACGTCACGCTGATGGTTCCGGTGAATAATGCCGCGCATGTGGGCCTGCGCACCCTCACGCCCAAGGATGAAGCCTCCACGATTCTTGAATCGCTTCGCAATGATTCGGGCAAGGTTGTGTACACGGGCCAGAACTGGAACCGCCGCTTCCGCGAATACTCCGAGCGGCTCAAAAGCCCCAGCCTTGCTATTGTGGCCGAAGTGCTGCGCGAGCTGTTGCTTATTGGGCGCAGCAAGGAGCTTTCTTTTGGCGAACGGCGGCTTCAGGAGCAGGCCATGGGCCTTGTGACCGGAGAACTGTCAGAAGTTCTGGAAATCGCAGAAGACAAGGTGCGCGACGAACTGCTTGAAATTTATGCCCCCCCGCCAGCCCCTGAAGAAACCGCCAGCTAG
- a CDS encoding ribose-phosphate pyrophosphokinase, whose protein sequence is MYSDLKIVTGSSNPDLAKAICNHLGCQLTPTLATTFSDGELRIEIGDNVRGDDVFVVQPTCPPTINRNLVQLCLMLDALKRASAGRITAVIPYYGYARQDRKVSPRAPISAKMVADFISVAGAERVVTIDLHAGQIQGYFDCPVDNLFAVPVMLESLRRLHDDNIVIVSPDAGGVERARAYAKRLNAPLAIVDKRRDKPNQAQAMHVIGDVKGRLAIVVDDMIDTAGTLCAGAEVLLKNGATKIVACATHAVLSGPAIDRINSTEALSQVFVTDTIPMGDKLERCPKLEVVSVAALLGKTIHNIHTGSSVSVLFV, encoded by the coding sequence ATGTACAGCGATCTTAAGATCGTCACCGGGTCTTCCAATCCGGATTTGGCCAAGGCCATCTGCAACCATCTGGGGTGTCAACTCACGCCCACGCTGGCGACCACGTTCAGCGACGGCGAGTTGCGGATCGAAATAGGCGACAATGTTCGCGGTGATGACGTTTTTGTGGTGCAGCCCACCTGCCCCCCGACCATCAACCGCAATCTGGTGCAGCTCTGCCTCATGCTTGATGCCCTCAAAAGGGCCAGCGCAGGCAGGATTACCGCCGTTATTCCTTACTACGGCTATGCGCGCCAGGATCGCAAGGTCAGCCCTCGTGCGCCCATCAGCGCCAAAATGGTGGCCGATTTTATCAGCGTTGCCGGTGCGGAACGCGTGGTCACCATTGACCTGCACGCAGGACAGATTCAGGGCTACTTTGACTGCCCGGTGGACAACCTGTTTGCCGTGCCTGTCATGCTTGAATCGCTGCGGCGGCTGCACGACGACAACATCGTGATTGTGTCGCCCGATGCCGGCGGTGTTGAACGCGCCCGCGCCTATGCCAAAAGGCTCAACGCGCCGCTGGCCATTGTGGACAAGCGCCGCGACAAGCCCAATCAGGCTCAGGCCATGCATGTTATCGGCGATGTGAAAGGCCGCCTTGCCATTGTGGTGGACGACATGATCGACACCGCTGGCACATTGTGCGCCGGTGCGGAAGTGCTGCTCAAAAACGGCGCTACCAAGATTGTGGCCTGCGCCACTCACGCTGTTTTGTCCGGCCCCGCCATTGACCGCATCAACAGCACCGAGGCGCTTTCGCAGGTATTTGTCACAGACACCATCCCCATGGGCGACAAACTTGAACGTTGCCCCAAGCTGGAGGTTGTTTCTGTGGCTGCCCTTCTGGGCAAGACTATCCACAACATCCATACCGGTTCATCGGTGAGCGTGTTGTTTGTGTAA
- a CDS encoding 50S ribosomal protein L25/general stress protein Ctc, which translates to MNIEKTLSVQKRDGSGKGASGRLRTQDLIPGVFYTAKGDNISVQAPALPLEKIFAEAGRTSVFNLEIDDNGQKSVHPVIIWDVQYHPYKKEFSHIDYYGVDLEKPVTVDVPVEFVGVSRGVKLGGQLETYREIVRLCSKPLDMPKKIVVDVTPMDINTTICVGDLPLPENVKAVYDQNFAIVSVLSKAKEAAEAAE; encoded by the coding sequence ATGAATATTGAAAAGACTTTGAGCGTGCAGAAGCGCGATGGTAGCGGCAAAGGCGCCAGTGGCCGTCTGCGTACCCAGGATCTGATCCCCGGCGTGTTCTACACCGCCAAGGGTGACAACATCTCTGTGCAGGCTCCTGCCCTGCCGCTGGAAAAGATTTTTGCCGAAGCCGGTCGTACCTCGGTGTTCAACCTCGAGATTGACGACAACGGTCAGAAGTCCGTGCATCCTGTGATCATCTGGGACGTGCAGTACCATCCCTACAAGAAAGAATTCAGCCACATCGACTACTACGGCGTGGATCTGGAAAAGCCCGTCACCGTTGACGTGCCCGTGGAATTCGTGGGCGTGTCGCGCGGCGTGAAGCTCGGCGGCCAGCTTGAAACCTACCGCGAAATCGTGCGTCTGTGCAGCAAGCCCCTGGACATGCCCAAAAAGATCGTTGTTGATGTGACCCCCATGGACATCAACACCACCATCTGCGTGGGCGACCTGCCCCTGCCCGAAAACGTCAAGGCCGTTTACGACCAGAACTTCGCCATCGTCAGCGTTCTTTCCAAGGCCAAGGAAGCCGCTGAGGCCGCCGAATAA